GACGATGGTCTGGCCTGGCCAGAGAAAGGGAATAACGCCCAGACAGAAGAGGCCTGTAAtgcctctcttcctccactgGGGACATCCGAAACccttcacacacagaacacTCCCTTCGCCCTGCACCTCCCTCCCAGGTCCCGTCTTCTCCGCATCGCTGATTAACGGGCTGCTTCACAGCGTTGTGTACACAGGAAGAAGGTTTTGCCATAAAATCTGTTGTTGCTTGAAGTTCGGACGACCAATCGCCTCACTAACAAAGTAATCTGTAACTATACTTATAGCTGATTCATTGTTTGATTGTGTCTGCACGCAAAAATGCCAAATGTTTACTGGTACTGGCTGCTCAGAGGATTTCTACGTTTCTCTGTTTTGGTAAACTGATGGACACAGAATGATCTAGAccttaattgattaattaagaAATGCTCAGCAGGTTAATTGATATCTTTTTATAGttatgcttgtgttttttttttattttaaagaaccCGAGGGGAAAGGTTAGCGTATCTTCATGAGGGGTGATAAATGTAAGCCATCGCTCTTGTGTTgtttgtaaaaagaaaaacttgAAGTGCCTTCTTTCATTCCTGCTTGTTTAAACCTTTCtctatgtgtgtatatgtgttccTGTATTGTATTGGTCATACACACCGTGTCCTGATCATCATGCTTGATGTGGTACAGATGTTCTCATCAGAGCGATACTACAGCTGTATGTGCGTCCCCGTGGGACACGATGGGCTCGCTGCTGTCTGAAATTCAGACCCCCTCAGCATGTGTTCTCTAACTTATTTTCAGTGTGTTCTTGTGACAGTGAGCCAAGTGTTCAATGCTAACTGTAAGCGTTGTGCCACAAAATGCTTCAGATACTGCTCAAACGGGTCATATGTGAGGTCAGAGGGCGACTTTCAAATCACATCGTTTCATTGGGCTGAAGAATAAAAAGTCctttgggttgtttttttgGTACATCTAGTCAGGTGGTTTAATGAGGAAACATTCACCCTCAATTGAAAAATATAAAGGAGGAGTTCAATAAAGACATGTTTGCTGCCAACTGGGATCTGCAAGTCTGGGTTTTCACTCTGTTGGAACACATACAAACCACAGACTGAAAGACatgaaaaatattttctttattacaaTATTCTCCACATGTACCTGTTAGTAAAAAGGTGCATTGCTGCGTTAGTGAACTGTGCAACGTAGTGTTGTAATCAatataaaaaacactttaaattaaGCCAAGTCATAGTTTTGGACATGCTCATTCTTCCGTGTCCATAATCCTGAAGAAGCTGAAAATTAgaagatgtttatttttattttttaaaactcCACATCACTACAAACACGTCCCTTTTTGATCCTAGTGAACATGAACTATTCAGTCATAACAACAATCACAATTCCACAAATCATCAAGGACCATATGAATGACTCACCGCTACATAATATGCGTTTGTATGAATGAAGTCAATGTCATGAGTGAAGGAtgaacagttaaaaaaaaaacttccagtAGCTGTACTCGGTGCAATGCAcgagtggaaaaacaaatgtacaAAGTCCTTTTAAATATTCACAAGTTAAACTAATTACAACCAAAAATATTTAAGGCGTCTTCAGTTGAAATCTGTACAATCACATATAATTAACGATTAGCCCTTTAGGGAGAAGAACAGAAAGCAGAACAAGTTGGGTGTTAATGCTTCATTAGTCGACGGCGCTAAAGGCTGCAGCTGAGGGACACGGTGGTTTAATGTTGATGTGGGATGAGATGAACAtcaaaaaaaagacagaacgCTTGACTGGAGTGGTGTTCGTGAGAGAAGCCTTTTACAAAGCCAGTCGCAGTTTTCAGCATTAACACGTCGTTACCCCGTCGCCGAGCTCTCTGACAGCCTGTAAACGTCATTGCACTTATTTTGAGGTTTTCAAGGTTTTGTTCTTAAAAGAAATTTGTATTAATTAATTTTGCATTTTCAAACCCAGATGCACAACCAATTAGATCtcattaatttaataaatacaaaaaaagagtaaaaaatTTGAGCGGGCGCTCTGTTCAGCCTGGCCAAGTATTGAAGGTTTGTCATATCTTTCTGAATTTAGTAAACTGGAGACAATCAtaattaatgactattaaagcaGATATAATTTGGTATTTGGCCAAGCTCAACGTACCCATTTTGGTATTTCAGTTAAATTTCGTCTTCTTGAACTGTTTTTGATTTTAGTTTTGGTGTTGTTTTAGTGCGAGGCAATCACTTTGTCAAGGCTGCAGTGGCTCTGGGACGAAGGTCTGACCTCGTCGTTGTCTGCTTCCAGGAGCGGGGAGAGGTCTGTGtctccccccgcctcctcccgccgGGCAAGCCGTCAGTCGCGGTGGCTGTCGCCCGGGGGCGTGATGCTGAAGACGCGAATGCGCAGGTGGGAGGCGATCTGGAGGCACACGCCTGTACAGTACCGCGTCAGATCCAGGAGAGAGAGAACCTGTGGAAAAGTCATCACATGCTTCTTTAGTGGCCGTGAACCAGTCCTTTGTGGGTTGGCATGTCATTTGACACTATTTCCTCTAAATGGTCTCAGTATGTGCACATTCCATCAGCCGCCCACACAGGTGCAGCTTCCTGATTAGATCAGTCCAGTGCAGCACGAACCAGGCCTGAAATGACAACTGTGTCAACTGTTCCTGGTGAATTCAGTAGGTTCAGTAACACAGACCCACCCAACCTGAGCCAACGTTTAAGCAGAGTAACTCTAAACACCTGTGAGAGCGTGCATGGACTCCAGAGGTTACAGCACTTACAGATATAGAGAAAAAGAAGTAAGATGCAAATCTGtgtcacaaagaaaaaaaactgtgatgaataaaattaattatGTTATGTAACTGTATTAGATTAAGGGTTTTGTTCCTAATCAGCAGGACAGAGCTACTATGAAGAAGGAAACCGTCTACTTTGAAGGTATGTATGTCTGTATTAATTAACTTTAATTTGTAATAACACGTGTCTCGGTCTCGTACTGACCATGGCGATCCAGAGAACTATGTGCTCGTCGATGAAGCTGTTGAAGTACTggttgaggaagaggaggctgggGCCTATAAAGGCTGTGTCTGGCAGGTGCAGCTCACTCTTCGTCATGTGCGCTATCTACACAGGAGACAGTGAGAGCATTAACCACGGTTTGCACCGAGTCACGGGATCAGTCGCAGGGTGCGTAGACGTACCACCAGCTTGTTGGAGATCTTGGCGATCACCATGCCGAAGGCGAGCAGGTACAGGCAGGGGTGATGCTCGAACAAGTGGCTTGACGACTTCTTGAAAATGATGAAGGCCAGTGTGAGAACGAGGCCGATGTGCAAACCGGGAGTCAGCACACTGGTGTCCTGAACAGAGGGCACGTCATTAAGGATGCATCATAGTCCATCAACCATACAGGTGTTTAACTGTGCGTGTGGACTTACAGCTACGGTGGAGCCGTTTTTGCCCACACCTCCATTTAAAATGACATAGAAGTAGTTGTAGCAGGAGTAGAGAGCTCCTCCAATGATGCCCAGGATGGGGAAGATGTACATCTTGAGGCCAATGACGGGCAACTGTGGAAACACACCGTAGTCATTTGGTCTGAGGACACGAAGGCCTCGTCCTCGAAGGAAGAAGAAAGGTGCTCGTATGGAAGCTGCAGTCATGCCGAGCGTGATGGGAGGGCGAAGCGGGTGACATTATCAGCTATTGGAGCCAGACCATGTCCGACGGATGACCTGCTGCCATGGCATTAGCTACCCATATTTACCTTCTCACTTCCCTCATGTGTTGTTAAGTGAAGCCTCCAAAGGCAGCACAGAGTAAAAGTAAAGCAcattctatttaaaaaaacactagtACTAAAAACTAGAGACTGATCAATATAGTGTAAAAACTACACTCAAGGAGAAACCCcactgttcctgtgtgtgtacagcgtgtGAGAAAGGGATTATTGTCACATACCGTAGCTTGCCAGAGGCTCACGCCGCCAAAAGCCGACATCAGATACATGATCATGATGGCAAACTGCACCTCTGTGACGTCAACCCTGTGAGGAAGGCGACAGGGAGCCGCGTCGTCAGAGAAGAGCAGCGCTGAGGAATAacgcgagtgtgtgcgtgactTACAGGCCGAAGCGCAGCGTTCCAGACACGTAGGTCTGCCAGTGGGCACagaagaacatgaacatccCGATGAAGCCGCAGAAGAAGATCCAGTTCGGTAAAGCGCCGATGCCACAGGAAATGCATGTCCCCACAGCAACAAAGACTGAAGGGCAACAAAAACAATGTGACCCTGACATTCTGGTGCTGGGATTTTGTTCCATTTAGACTTGATGTTTGTGTAAGCACCTGTGGAGACGGCGTCACAGCCATGGTCAAAGAGCTCTCCGAGGGGCGAGCTGCTGTTGGTCCTCCGCGCTTGTTTCCCATCAATAGCATCCAGAGACTGATAGATAAAGAGGCCCAGCGCACTCAGGATGAAGGCCCATGCTGGCGCcttgagagaggaggaggaggacaaaaagACTATTTATTGCTTCGgttctgtttgtgtgaaagGCATAAACCTGAAATAAACTGTTTGTTTATCAGTTATTACATCAAATAAAAAGATCCTTCACCCCAACAATTACAGTATCCTTCTTTACTTTTTGGTAGGTTTAGACTGACTGCACAGGACGGCTGACACCAGAGTTGGTTCCTCCAACTAGGATGAAGGTTATGGACCATCTGGACACTTGAGCGAGCCAACGGTGTGTTTACCAatgcaatgtgtgtgtgcttgtgagAGAGATAGATTTCCCAGAGAGTTCAAGAATCCCACGCTGTCTACAGTAAATATTCAGAGACCCTGCTGCTTTCCTCTAGAGCAGGGGTCTGCacccctggtcctcgagagccagtGTCCTGGTGGTTTTCCAATTCTCCCCGCTGATTaccttgttcaggtgtgtcagttagctgctgattggataAACACACCGGGTCAAGGTCAAGATACTGTCTGTCAAAGACCAGGGTTGCAGACTCCTCCTCTAGAGGCCACAGTCAAAGGGTCTGTGCTCTGAGAGTGGATGTTTGCTTtcctcactgactgactgtaaCAGCAGAGGAAAGTGACAGTGACAGCACATTGCACGGACTGTGGACCTGGTTGCAAGGTGTAAcgctgataaacacacacacacacacacacacacacacacacacacacactcctatgGAGGAGATAAGTGGACCATAGGTCGCCTGCCAGCTCAGAGAGATGTTCCAAGGATCAGCCTTGTATTTTAAGCAAAACAGTAGTTGTGTGTCTAGGGCAATTTCACAAAACAACTAGTTCCTTGTTGATTTACTGACTAGTCCGTGTTCATGGTAACTGAGCAAAAGAAGCTGGCTTCTGCGTTGTGTCACCAACCGCGTCCGGGTAAACACGACGTCAAAGCTGACAAGTTTCCAAGTACGCAAAAAGACCACGTGACCCGTCTAGTCCCAGTATAGTCCTCCCATTGAGGGGCGCGATTAAAACTGTCTACTGAAAACACGTTCTGATTAAGGTTCTGCCCTGAATTATCAAGCTTAAAACTGTAATCGGCGTCAGGAGCAACACGCATTAAGGAAgcagaaatgtgaaaaacactATTATTGACCTGGGGGCTGGAATGTAAAACGGATTAAAAACGTAGCCTCCAGGGATTAAAATTGTAACTGAATTTGTGGGCTTGCATTGATATGGACTGAGCAGATGTCCTCGTTAATGTAATTAAGCCAACATCTGAATTGAGGATTGGTGCCCGGGGACACGTCATTAGGGTTTGTTCTGTCAACTTCAGCGCTTACTCACCTCCTCTTTGGCCGTGGGACAATAATACACAAGAATCACCGTGGACACTATGTTGACCAGCAGTCCCACTATAGTCAGCGTGTTGGGTGCGACCCATGTCGGGATCTGCTGGACCAGCCAGTTCCAGTAGATCTGGCACGGCGGCTCGAACAGGGACCGACCAGACGCGCTGTACTTGTGCTCCTCCAAGCGCTTGAGTTGTGCGGGTGACAGCGGCTCCGGCCACAGGAAATGTGGCATCGTTCAAACGCCTCCTCACGCGTCGAATTACCGTCAGAAAACGTCCAAATCGCCTCGACTGGTGCCCCGGACAGGCCTAGTTTCTCTCTGTTGACTCCAAGAATTAAGGGCTCATTTGGCATTTATAGCTGACTCGAGGAGGCCATTTCCACAGCGGAACCAAAGAATGTCGATAGCACGTACGTTTCCGATCGAGCCGACAGGAAGTGAGGTACCGGAAGCTAATAATATAACTGTGCACTACGATCCTTACATATtgtatgtaaaatgtaattacaaaaaacaaatgccATAGTAAGTGTTtgcccatttaaaaaaaatctaaaaaaaactcatttttTCCTATTTCCTgttctaaaaatatattttttagcGTTAAGTAATTTATAAAttcactaataataataataataataataataataataataataataataataataataataataataataataataataataattgatgatcatcaataataataatcatcaataataatagaataaaatgaaatgtaattttatttaaaatatcttTGCCTTTAAAACAGCCATATCTTTTTAAATACTCTTGAAAAGTAAACTATAATTAAATAGGACTGCTTGAAATGATAGAAGCATTTTGACACAGCTTTGGTTTTCCATACGTAACcataatatttacaatattccTATAAAAATTCAAATATCAGCATGGTTTCTGAGTGTTGgcttttctgctctttgtcttaGGTAAGAGGTAAAACTTAAAGACAGGAGTAAATCTGAGTATGTTTGGATTTCATCTGTATATTTTTGTAAAGTTTGCATTAATCAGCCACAATATAATTTCTGAATGTACTTTAATTGTAATCCACATGTCTTAATTACAAAGTTAAAGGCTTTCACACATGACTGAGGTTCAATCAAGCCTCAAGTGCAGTGTGAATTCAAAAATCATGTGTCATGCAGAATATGTAATGGACTGTGCATAAACGTCTACATTTTCACAAATAAATAACCacaaaaaagtgaaataaacatTCACATTAACATGATTTGTCTTCAAAAGAAGACTCAACATATTCATTTACTGTGTCTAATGTTGCTAAAAGCTTTACTGTCTGTATAAAAATACCTTGATGTCATACAAACACCAAACTATAGTTATACATTCCCCCAAAACACTGCCAACATGCATCTGAGCTGACACGGAGACTTTCAAACGCAACCACGTGACAAAAAAAATGGCTTTTATTTTCTACAGTAACTAGctccacacctgcacacagcaTGCCACACCACAGTACACCCCTCCCCACACCTCTTGATCCATCTTGCTATCCACCTtcaagctgctgacgtcagcagcttagaAAAGAATATCACTTAAGTGtcttattgcacatttgttactTGTCCTGCTCGACAATTTTTGTCTCGTTCATGTACTTGTCAATCAAGTTTAGGGGCACTCCACGCTGCATGAGTTCGAAGAAGCTGAAACCTCCTAGAGGACAAGAGGAAAAAGGCTTTTATAATAGTGTTGGGAGggagaaggaagaaaaggaaggagacaCGCAGAATGCAAAGAGACCAGGAGTTCAGACATAGTCAGAATAACCCAGAGTTAGTTTTATTCACTTGATCCTTTGCACTTTTATTCAACACcagccaagaaaaaaaaaacacatactgGTATGCATACGTATTTGCTCATAGCATCACACTGCCTCACCATTTGCTGCTCAGGATTTCTCTGCAGGTTAGAAAGTTTGCAAACATCTCTCTTTACTTACCTTTTCTGTGGCTCGAGTTAATGGATAGCTAAGGGAATCTCGGGAAAAGCTGTCATGCaaatcatgttttattaaagctCAGTTTCCCTTTTTCGTCCTGCTTTTGTAGAGAAAGACGCTACAGTCCCACGGTGTGAGAAAAGCGAGGTTACGGATGCCGGTTGGAGGATGCATAATGAATGACATAAGCTTCATATGCCAAATCCATATGAAAGCTTACCTTCTATGAGAACATACATTCACAATTCTTGCATTTGGActgggggagagagaagagaataGGGGTTAACAAAATGTTTACATGGAGTTATATGTGTGCATCAGGGAGAACCGCTGAATTATTACTGGGCTCTTATATGAGGAGTTAACTGTGTGGCTTAAAGACGACGCTGGAATCTGTGGAGAACAAGAACATCACAGCTCTGTATGTTATGCCTACTGAGGTGTGACCGTGTGTTTATGAACAGGATGAACTGGATAGGACACAGGTGATAAACCTCTACATGTGGTGAAGATGAAGAAGTGTCACCAGATATTATGTGAACACACATgaacagattattattattatgatgccATTTCTCTTTTTATCAGCTAAGACTTTATTTTTGAATGTTTAAATGGTGCAGCTGGATTTAgtatatttctgcttttatctcAGCTACTGGTTACTTAACACGTCAGGACCAAATCCAGATACTTACATGTCGTCGCCTTACGTGTGCTCAGCCCAATAGAAGACTGTGAGACAGCTCAAACACTACAATACGCAGCTGGTTTCCCAAAGTTGTGTTGTTTAAGAATATTATTAGATTATAATTAACTAATTATTAATCCTAAAATAAACCagtgttatttttcttttttatgcaAATATTCAGTAATCTAAAAAAGAGGTGTGTTGTTATTAACCAACagataaattaaacaaaactaaCGTTGAGAAACCAGATTTGACTGTTGACAGATACTCAGGGAGGTGGCTCCTGTgccacactgacctttgacctccagcttGCAGTCCACTTGGGCTTCTCCCAGGTCATTGATGGCCTTGCAGGTGTATAAGCCTCCGTCATAAGGACTGGGCTTCCTGATCTCCAGAGTGCATACTCCCTGGTTGCTGAACATGCGGTAGCGTGGGTCGTCTAAGATGATGATCTTATTCTTCATCCAGACCACTTTGGCCTGCAGTAGATGAATATGGATGTCATAAATATGTCACTCAGATTATCTAAACCACACAGCAGCCACCCACCCTCGGGTTTGCACGGACGCTACAGTTCAGAGTAGTGTTGTAACCGGCAATGGCGAACGTGTTGATGAGCGGCTGCGTGAACTTCGGCGCCTCCTTAAAGTCGCGGTCGTTGTACTCGGGCGTCTTCACCTGCAAGCCTGTGGGGGGAAGGGTAAAGGAACGGGGTTGTGCATGATACTGGCACTGAGCGGTATCATGTGGGGGGCTCCCTATGTGATGAGGGAAAGACAACGTTGGTTTATTTATCATGGTCTCGGACAGTGACACCAGCGTTCAAGGGCCTGTCAGTCATAGACCAACCCACATAGCTTTGAAGGTGAGGGTGGAAAACATCACTGACAGTACCTTtcagaaaacagctgtggaaATAAACAGGCAGCAAATTATTCGATATGTCTGATGTTTGTTTTCGTTTTGGAAGCATTTTCCCAGTTTACGACAGAGTGACCTCAGACGCTGTCTTGCTACCGCCACTCTACCTTCTTTGACGATCAGGGCGCTCTTCTTGGTTTGAGTGGCAGCTTCACTCAGGCCGCACATATTCTCCGAGAAGATCCTGAAGAAGTACTCGTTGCCGACCACCAGCTCGGTGATGGTGATGCAGGTGCGGTGGTAGTGTTCGATGCATGTGAACCATTCCTGCAAAGTGGAGTCAAGCATGTGGCTGAAGTGTGGACTTTTGCCACATTTGTGTCATTTCAGCCAGTAAACTCTTTTGCTACCATCGTCTTCTTGTCCGCCTTTTGAATGGTGTAGCCTGTTATTGGAGCGTTGCCGTTGTCTTTGGGAGGGGTCCAGACCAGAGCAACGTTTCCTCCCCACACATCTTCAATTGTGACACACTGAGGGGGTCCAGGCAGGTCTAATAGCCAGAGAAGAACCCGCACACTTAATGTAGAGTACCGGTCTTAAAAATCGATAGAAGTCACAGTTTTTATCCCTCTTTATGCCAATATTGATCCATTTACTCACCTACAATCTGTATGTCTATTATTGCTGTGTCCTTATGGTTTTCAACCTGCACTGTCATCTCATACTTCCCAGAGTGGCTGCGTTCGGCCTTACGGATGAAGATGATGCTGTCACAGTCTGTGTTACGGATGCTGACGTGCGAGGGCTCTATGGGTTTGCCCTCCTTCAGCCAGGTGACCTTCGGCCGCGGTTTGCCCTGCAGCGTCGGATGGGTTAGTATTTGGAATAAAGGTGTGGCAGATACTGTAGAAACTGCATTCATGGTGGGCTGATTTACCATGAAAGGCACCACAAGGTTGACTGTTTCTCCAACTCTGCGGGTGTATGTCTGCTTGAGGTGTCGGGGGACGCGGATCTTGGGTGGTTCTGTGGGGAAATGAACCTCAGGTTGTAGGTTTGAGGTAAAGTAAGATTGTAGGTGTTAAGGCTTCACTCACCAATGACTTCTTTGACCAGGATAGAGTGCTGAAGCGTCCGAGGAGCGCTGGCTCCGGCGGCGTTGATGGCCTTGACTCGCACTAAAATCTTGCACCCTGGGCTCAGACCAGTGATCGTGTATTTGGTCTTTTCAGTCAGTTCCTTGTTGGATACCACCCAGTCAttggctgcagaggaaaaataATGTTAGGAGGCATAATTGCACCAGCTGGCAACGACAACAGGCCTGTCTGTATGTTTTCTTTGTGCTTGGTCACGGTGAGTTAATGCTGATTCTATCCTGCCCTCAGTCTTCATCTGTCATGAGTTCTTTCTTACTATTTGCATGAACTGATTCGTGGTCTCTCTTACAATGTTTAGGTTGACTCACTTCCTTCGATGCAGTACTCCACCAAGTACCCATCCAGACCAGCAGCTCCGATGGTTTCTGGAGGACGCCATTTCACAGTCACTGTGGTGTCGGTGACGTCGTCCACAACCAGCATGGTGGGTTCGCtggtgacagctgtgtgtggaggcgTGTTCCAGTTATTTTTAGCTATTTGATTCACAACAATGCATGTAAAGGAGATGGCAAGGCATCCATAATGGTAAACGAGAAACAAGAGCAGTggtccctctctctgtctcattgGCTGCTGTTCTGGCCTTCTATTCTTGTATTCTGAATCACGGTCAACTCCTACTGCACTGCTGACAGACCTGATCTTCTAAACCTCTAATCCGCAGATGATTTGGCAGCCATTATAAGACATAGTTAATAACCCCCTCTAAAGCTGCGGTGCATGGAGTGGAGGTCACAGAATGTTTGGGATGGCGGTCCACGCGGAGGAACAGCTGTGTTGCTGGGGTACCAAGGTCAGATAACACATGCACTGTTCCAGGCCCACTCTTTGAAACTTTCTCCCACTAATATGAAGTACAGTAGTGGTTAGACAAACTGAAGCCTTATGTAAGGGTGTAATACCTCCCTAGAGAGATTATTGGCAGCTGTTCAGTCTGCTAAGTGGATATTCCAGGAGACTACTTACCAAGAGGGGTAAACGCTTTAGACGGTTCACTGGGCTTGGACACACCTATCGCATTGATGGCAAAGATCCTCACTTCATACGGCACACCTTCAATCATCTTCTTGGGCTCGAATGAGGTTTCTTTGATTAGGTCAAAGTTCAGTCTCATCCATCTGGAgctctgtttcttttttctctcaATAAAGTAACCTTTGAAGGGGATGAGAAGATCAGTATTGGATCATAATTTTATCCTCTTTCTTGTCTGGATGTACCGGTTAAATATATGACAGACTGCTTTTTTGCTGACGTTTGATCAAAGCTTTACCTAAAATTGGTGAACCTCCATCATATTTCGGAGGTTCCCATGTCATAGAACACCAGTCACCACCCACCACTGGGACTAGAGGAGCGTCTGGAGGATCCGGGATGTCTGCAGATGCCACAAAACCATACTTAGGCTTCAAAAAGCTTCCAGCTCTCCATGTGGTCTGCAGATTCAAATGTTTTGCAATCTCTTACCCACGACCTTGATTTTGATGCTGGCGGAGGCCTCTCCCGCCTCATTCTGCAGGACTATTTTGTAGTTTCCAGagtcctccctctctgtgatcTCAATCGTCAGACTCGTTTGGTCACCGTATGTTTCAGCTCGAACACGGTGGCCTGATTCAAGAATTACCTGAGGCATGATAGTTAATCACAAGCCTGAGATAAAGTCAGCAGacttttttaattgctttagGTGTAGAGatgtaaatatttgaaaatgtTTGGGTTGGTATCAAGTGTCTGTGAGAGATGCACTGAGCTCACCCGTTCTCCCTTCATCCACACCACTCGTGGTGCTGGTTCTCCACTAATGGGGATCTCCAAGCGAAGTTTGTTTCCTGCCACCACTGTCATAGTGTTGTCTGGGAGGTTCAAGCTGTCTAAGTGCACCCTAGGCGGGTCTGTCAAGAATAAAACAGACGTTGCACTCAACGGCTGAAACCACGTAGCAACACATGCAAACTGATGAGGAATCATTTCTGTACCAATGATGTGGATTTTGGCTGAGAGACTCTGTGAATATCCCTCAGGTACAAAGGTGTAATCTCCTGCATCATGAAGTGAGCTGGTCTCAATTTCAAGTCTGTGGACTCTGCAAACCAACCAAAAACATCAGTCAGTAGTTGCTTAATGCTGTTTGGGAGTCACGGCGTTAAGACGAGCAGACATACTTGTTTCTGTGTATGATGTTGATGCGGTCGTTGGGCTGGATCAGCTGCCCGTTCCTGTACCACCGGCCTGGGACGTTGCCTGGGAAGATCTCACAGTGCAGTTTGATGGGTTGGCCCAGCATCACCGTCATATCCTGCAGGTCCACGAAAACCTTTAGAGGTTTCACTGAAAGGAAAGTAGAGCATGATAGAGAAAATTAATCTTAAACACTATTTATTCAAGTAATAGAAACTGTTGTGATTCAGGATTCCACATACAGTCAACCTGTACGTGAGCCTCAGACGTGCCGCCAGTGGCCATGATGGAGTACGTTCCCGTATCCTCTCTGGAGGCATCATCAATCACCAAGTAGTGCTTGGTTCCCTCACTCTTAACCCGGTATCTGGAGCGCACGCCTGTTGGGACCTCAACGCCATTTTTCATCCTGCAGGACGAAGGAGCATTGTAAATTCTCTTGCACGTATGTTGATCACATAGCAGCAGTCTTGAGGCCGACACAGTTCTAAGTCTCACCATTTGACTTGAGCCCCTTCCTCTGACACCTCACACTCCAGCTCAATCCTCTCATTCACCGTAGTCTTCACAGGCTCTATACCTTTTATTATCTTAACGGGCAACTCTgcaggacagagcagcaggagggaacTGATCAGGGCCCAACTGGCATGTAAACAAGTCTGCAGCACATTCATGTACTTCTTGGTAAGTTGAGTTGTGAAAGGTTAATGACGTCACCTTTGACAAACAGCTCAGTGGTGCACTTCTCATCTCCTGCAGCTACAGCGTAGGCTGCATCATCGTTCATGGTGCAGTTGTTAATGACCATAATCCTCTGAGTGCCCTTATGCTCAAAAATATACCTGAACAGGAATTCAACTAGTTAAATCACCGGTAGGAGAAAAACAGTCAGACAGGACAGTTTGGAACGTAAAGATATGAATCTGTGTTGCTTCAAACTGTTAATTTGATTGAAAAAGCAAAAtatcacaaaatataaaataccgTATGAAAATA
Above is a window of Betta splendens chromosome 9, fBetSpl5.4, whole genome shotgun sequence DNA encoding:
- the mybpc1 gene encoding myosin-binding protein C, slow-type isoform X1 is translated as MPEPTKKDEMPNGQPEESVAPSLPEISLEVSPPPEAEAEGKEPLETDGKEAEPTEPDALQAVGAQDGNGSKRRPTGGVGVSEQAEPAEGQCPTPPPDDDGAAQPCPTPQTEDASSAKKLSVDLPNDSVPAMGRKDSVWSLGEGQAPEDLDKPIDNPPLSILLIEKPQSASVPVGGDITFVAKVEAKDLLRKPTIKWFKGKWMDLASKTGKHLQLKETFERATKIHTFEMHIIKAKENYAGNYRCEVTYKDKFDSCSFDLEVKETEQGTQNIDIRSAFKRSSEGQEDAGELDFSGLLKHRNQREPKQQDDTPEVDVWEILKNARPDEYEKIAFMYGITDLRGLLRRMKKIPKEEKKSEAFAKRLEPAYQVDKGGKIRLVVDLADPTVDLKWYKNGQEIRPTPNQRKYIFEHKGTQRIMVINNCTMNDDAAYAVAAGDEKCTTELFVKELPVKIIKGIEPVKTTVNERIELECEVSEEGAQVKWMKNGVEVPTGVRSRYRVKSEGTKHYLVIDDASREDTGTYSIMATGGTSEAHVQVDLKPLKVFVDLQDMTVMLGQPIKLHCEIFPGNVPGRWYRNGQLIQPNDRINIIHRNKVHRLEIETSSLHDAGDYTFVPEGYSQSLSAKIHIIDPPRVHLDSLNLPDNTMTVVAGNKLRLEIPISGEPAPRVVWMKGERVILESGHRVRAETYGDQTSLTIEITEREDSGNYKIVLQNEAGEASASIKIKVVDIPDPPDAPLVPVVGGDWCSMTWEPPKYDGGSPILGYFIERKKKQSSRWMRLNFDLIKETSFEPKKMIEGVPYEVRIFAINAIGVSKPSEPSKAFTPLAVTSEPTMLVVDDVTDTTVTVKWRPPETIGAAGLDGYLVEYCIEGTNDWVVSNKELTEKTKYTITGLSPGCKILVRVKAINAAGASAPRTLQHSILVKEVIEPPKIRVPRHLKQTYTRRVGETVNLVVPFMGKPRPKVTWLKEGKPIEPSHVSIRNTDCDSIIFIRKAERSHSGKYEMTVQVENHKDTAIIDIQIVDLPGPPQCVTIEDVWGGNVALVWTPPKDNGNAPITGYTIQKADKKTMEWFTCIEHYHRTCITITELVVGNEYFFRIFSENMCGLSEAATQTKKSALIVKEGLQVKTPEYNDRDFKEAPKFTQPLINTFAIAGYNTTLNCSVRANPRAKVVWMKNKIIILDDPRYRMFSNQGVCTLEIRKPSPYDGGLYTCKAINDLGEAQVDCKLEVKGGFSFFELMQRGVPLNLIDKYMNETKIVEQDK